The sequence AGTATCTTTAAATTTACTGTATCTCTCATCATGTTTCTTCTTCGACATGTTCACACCCGATCGCGATCAGCCGGCGCACATGATCATCATCCAGGCTGTAAAAGATATTGCGTCCCTGGCGGCGATTCCTGACCAATCTCAAACCGCGCAGTATCCGCAGGCTGTGGCTGACAGCAGATTCGCTCAACCCGAGCTGACCGGCAATTTTACAAACCGGCAGTTCACTATCCTGCAGTAACATACAGATTCGGAGCTTGGAAGTATCCCCCAACACACGAAAAGTCTCCGCCAGCCGAATCGCTACCTTTGAATTACCCCTGTCTGATCGTAAATCGGTTTTCATTTCATTCTCGTTAATAGACATATATCTATTATACATGAATATATGATCAAATGTTCATATTTTATAGAAA comes from Candidatus Zixiibacteriota bacterium and encodes:
- a CDS encoding metalloregulator ArsR/SmtB family transcription factor — translated: MYNRYMSINENEMKTDLRSDRGNSKVAIRLAETFRVLGDTSKLRICMLLQDSELPVCKIAGQLGLSESAVSHSLRILRGLRLVRNRRQGRNIFYSLDDDHVRRLIAIGCEHVEEET